The genomic window aacgaaggtggggaaacacgattaggcaaaacgattttaggcaaaacgacgcgccCCCATAGAAGTGACTAAGAATATTTTATCACAATATTTGTTATGAACTGTGTATTTATATCAGTTAATATTTGCTAGTGTTTGGTCACAGCCTTCTTGCAAATACTGAGCGAGTCCTTCTACCGAAGGAACACAAATAGTTACTTTCATGAAATGATTTTCAGAACTGCTTAATTGCTGATATTGTCATAGTTTGAGTGCTTGTGTTTATAATAAATCAATTTTGCACATATACCTCTCTCTTTGCTTCGCTCACTCAGTACCATGCTTTCACAACAAGGTCGTTGATATTTAAAATGACTTTGCGTGCATTTGAGTTTTTTAATGGCAAAATGGTTATTTTATTGAGAGCATGCGAATGTTGAGGGCGCCTCGAATCCTTCGCGATCACACTTGGATTGAGACGCAATTCCCCGATGACTTCCTTCTTCCTAGGCCACCCCCCTCTCATCCTGCGCTGGTAGCAACCCGCGTCTCAGCCGCTTTCACAGGGTCAGATAGCTTAATCGCACCGTGAACAATGCCTTGCAGCGCGCAGGGGAGAAGAGGGGATGATAAATGCTTAAACCGAGGCATTGAAGAGGGTGCAGCGGAGTGGGTTCTCGAGCGAGGGCGTTCGAAAATACCTTCacctcccccacccccaccctccTTCTGCAAAACCCTCCACCAACCATTcattttaaagaataaaacttTTTATCGCAGGAACCTCGGCACTCGATTTCCCCAGATCGCCGTCTCACTGCCGCGTGCCTTGGAGCCCTCGCTCTGCCAGGACAGGAGGCGGTCACTGCCTTCCGGTCACACCTCAGCCGACACTCAGTCACTACTCCCTCAACTAGCTCCACCACGGCCACGGAGCTTTCCCTCGGCGCTTGTCAACTACACTGTGTACACATTCAGTGTAAGTGAACTGTTACAATGTTGGTTGTGTAATTGGCAAAGTCACATAACATTGGTGTTAACAGTTTCCGTATAAATTATTGATTCTTTGTTGTAAAAAGTACACCAACATGAAGTAAACCTCCTGTGTTGTGATAATACACCAGCATGGATTTGATTTCATACGAACCGTTATATTGAAACACTAACAACAGGTGTAAACTCACTCTATTTCTATTCCTGTGTGCCTGTCTGGCAACTTTCATTGTGTAATTTTCTCACTACGTTGTGTTATTTTACACCTTAGgtagttaatattatttaattaaactaTAATAAAAAACCTGAAATGTTGTGTAAATAAACGATACTTCTGATGTTTTACACGCAAAATGTGCTACTAAAATTTCACTAAAAGGAAACAAAATAACAcgtttttgtaataataatacaCCAATATagtgtgtgtaattttacaaGCAATATAGATTATGACCACTAtcaacaattattaatttacccaCTTTTATCTATATGTGCCTATACTGTAaggaaaaaaaacagaattttcacCTTCGAAAGAGGTGTATTTTTACAAATAGGCCTAAGTAAAGCTAAGTTATGAAAACTCATTGTGTTTAATATATATGCTgtatatagtccatccacggtaacctcctacttttttaaacgaacctttgaaaaaacacaccaggatgcagcatgtttggttcgtttgcaaaaatactttccatcatatgcatattaaacatgcattaacactaaattaccgtataatgatgttaaataaaattttacaaaaaaagtaactatctatgtacaatattattcatattaatgatctcgcatgtgtgtaaatgaaacagtgagagaagtggtgtgttggcaatgattagaacgaaatagttccatagccaaaatatatattttttgactttccgcgtgtatttaagaatttgtttgggtatttgttaagtttgaacatttttttaaatctctggtgaaataaaaacgttatgttaacggtaaaaaaatattacgtgccgaaaccgtggtcgcgcattaataatgttaatagtcacttgtttgttttctctttcagccgtttgtCTGCAATCTGCACTCTttacgccatattgcagtgtgttttaatatattactgaccgtgaaataacgtacagtttgtgtttcaggattttgtgttaatattgtgtattttaactttgttatattatttattatctactattgtaatgatggaatttgttatcgttttgatattttgtgtggttcttgtgattgctgtaatggtaattggttccgggatggggaaagctacttcgtcgcagcgtcagatggacatcattaacgtcgctcagaacttatatgttttaattagaaaaggcgacttgaagaaatgtgacgttacgcagacgaccgcgtttcttctcaacatcgcaaagtcaactgttctcaagtaagtaggcttttttcgtattcatgcacgtaaaaaaaatatcgactgtgtcctaagtattgtcggcctgtgttttaactcacgagtttttttgtgttttatttccaatttatattttttggtgtgagacaacaccgccatgtggcgtctctgttgaaaagttaacctaaaatcatattaggcctactcaggtcctaacaataacaatataggcactttcaagtatttttatgggtgtgatacacgtttgtttataacgatgtttataaactttatgataggtttaactataacataagggagtgattttataatttgcatttaattagtttttcatctgtttgggagatcacaaaataaataaaaaaaacacttcattaatttcgtggacaaagtctgtcatgtttccatttagtgaccacaaagcaaatatttgtgacaaaatgccatatttggaacactgcctaactgcgtattgtgaacgggtccccggaagtgttatgacaaatgttttttttttttttttttttggttaggtactacaagaaagacattgaagaagtttcaacaccaggaaaaaagaggaaaaaaaggccacaggaaggaaagtcacttgacacagtcgacgatttcacagtaaatgcaatcaggaatgcaatttacaggatgtacgctgaaggtaaaaatttgatactgaagagtagtttcaatatcactggggtaggccctacttaattgtattcatttcatatatccatatgcagattgaccggttcagtttttttccgatatcatctgtcctttaaaaatacttaacatttttgggtggtttgttaggtttctttattgatatggtattgatatatagaatattgtgcaacatatgaaataggtacacgtccttttaaggttaggttaaagatagaaagaaaattgttacattctaaaactacaagtaatgtttatatcgttatacacggtatacatattaaataacctcaacttttatgatgtatcagaaggttaaataatgactatttccagtatcaataatatccagttgtgcgctttagcagtaattggttacaaattagtgagttgtggtctaagcaagcatggttattaaaaaaaaattgggatacttaattggctaaattgtactgtgtggcagggtccagtacaatatatattctattgcaaaatagtgtcatgccctgcctaaccctttagaaaatataggggtattgttattttataaacaataggcctacttcattgtaatgaagtatcatatgaaaacacaacttagccagacaaactgtgtgttagtgtatgaagtaacagaaggttataaaacagtaaaagtttagtatcgcgtatccgattcgatacattgatcctgatcgcatgatcctgcaaatattgatcctgtgattgatgatgcttgcttttctaatttattacgtttaaaaatcctgtacaaaaccaaaactaaaaacctgtgatgtagtaatgagttatgatttaaagttgaataataatgaaaatatatatgttttattaaacttatgataattattcttgctataccacaatatttgattatgttcaggatctttgatctgaataaatgaaaaaaagcatgcaccacacgatcaataggatgtacaggttcatgcataaagatctagggatcacatgggataaacgatacaaaacatttacctacaacacagtgtagagcttgtaacttattgattgctaaattgaatgctgaaatactaatgttttacacaacttcaatacaaacgcgcaatataatcgtcatatcattgcagacaaaaatactgcaatgtagaattcctctaagcaaactacaaaatttaaattaatttaaaagtatttttgaaatgtaagtttattaaaactatttaataaatgtaaattgtgcacttaaattatcttctacggggttgtggtttcgcttagttttgtgtacctctgttatttcatgtattgttaatgtatgcaataaatttacaggtttgaatgttacagtcgacaccattttgaaagaaatcagggaaagacaaatagattattatggtggaagatcaagtcttcataaattgttaaagaagatgggattttcatggacaactgttgatggacgaaaagctttgatagagaatgaaaacatagtattgcagcgaatagatttcttgagaaagtataaagaagaaaaagaaagaggtgccaatttcatatttgttgatgaaacatggattttccagagaggcaaggcattaatttatttgaaaatttgttctgtggtccaatacaaagtatttcatttccatttcatatatttttcaggaactgtatcaaagtcatggcaggacaagagtctacaatctgcgaagagacgtactgttggagatggtaaaaggtttattgttgttaatgctggagggcgcactggctttgtgccaggagcaggattactttttgtttcaggtcagaagactgcagactaccatggcgagatgaatggggaaactttcttgatgtggtttgaagacatgttggtgcatcttgaggaacccagtgtcatcataatggacaatgcttcatatcacagcacccaggtatgtgcaatggtaaagcagtgtctttttattgctcaaattgtaatgtgaaaaatttacatgtgtttattattgtgtataagtacgaatattcgagactaatacattttgccagcaataattgttatcttaatagtatgcctacactacattttataaactataatgtttgagctgaaattgaatacacacacacacagatatatatataatgtaattgaattacattgtagtgcaaactaatttagtagagggtttgaaataccaaataaattttttttattgcaaacagcatttgaaaatgacataattacttgtttagtaaaaggacccactttatgaatgctctgttgccctacttaataaattaaaataatattttcaaaaaaatttctagtcactaaactaacatgctttgttaaatttagaaattcattacgacaatatgccaaaacacatgtttgctttgcataagtacagtagaaccctgttataatttgtttttaaggggctacaagaaaaaaaaacataagcaggaaattcaatttagtactttttagtgtggatttattgccaatggactcaacaagctgcataaagatatatttgatgctccaatttgcttgtagcaagccaaaaacaatttttctttaacatcatggtgcttccagcttctatctgctttgtctttacttacacattgtctcattgctgtaaaattgtcataattcacgacagtgtttacagtggaaatgcttaagtccagttcttttgccacttgaacatgtgatttaagtgaatacatttgaaaacacacagaatggctaaaaatttatgaatttatttgttttccaagggtgtcaacaggcagttaactgctaacatacacatatacatagacagtatagacaaaggcttttaatttttttcgtcttctaaaattttatgaagtgaacattacaagcacgaaacgcataatttgtgaaacattatatccaggaattaaaaacattgtccttatagggaaaatattggacttgaaaaataatacattataggcaggaaaactttataagcagtaaaattgtaacagggttctactgtcatgaattcttatcagctacttgagtatttagttaaatgttggcataacgtaggttgagaaaacacctacaacgaactggaccaaggctgcactgatcgcgtggctggagaagaatgggataaaacatgaaaataatttgttgaaagtgg from Bacillus rossius redtenbacheri isolate Brsri chromosome 1, Brsri_v3, whole genome shotgun sequence includes these protein-coding regions:
- the LOC134527332 gene encoding uncharacterized protein LOC134527332 isoform X1, producing MMEFVIVLIFCVVLVIAVMVIGSGMGKATSSQRQMDIINVAQNLYVLIRKGDLKKCDVTQTTAFLLNIAKSTVLKYYKKDIEEVSTPGKKRKKRPQEGKSLDTVDDFTVNAIRNAIYRMYAEGLNVTVDTILKEIRERQIDYYGGRSSLHKLLKKMGFSWTTVDGRKALIENENIVLQRIDFLRKYKEEKERGANFIFVDETWIFQRGKALIYLKICSVVQYKVFHFHFIYFSGTVSKSWQDKSLQSAKRRTVGDGKRFIVVNAGGRTGFVPGAGLLFVSGQKTADYHGEMNGETFLMWFEDMLVHLEEPSVIIMDNASYHSTQVEKTPTTNWTKAALIAWLEKNGIKHENNLLKVELLRIAKQNKPRIRYEVDELARNYGHEILRLPPYHCHYNAIELVWAQCKHHYNSNVGRAKRFDNDAVAAIWKEALDASTPERWARCVDHVEKLIQADWEREVHIDSGTIPPLIIHLGEDSSSEDSDSEEFEVTTQQVDGDSEVLAVPLDDLPGCSY
- the LOC134527332 gene encoding uncharacterized protein LOC134527332 isoform X2 produces the protein MMEFVIVLIFCVVLVIAVMVIGSGMGKATSSQRQMDIINVAQNLYVLIRKGDLKKCDVTQTTAFLLNIAKSTVLKYYKKDIEEVSTPGKKRKKRPQEGKSLDTVDDFTVNAIRNAIYRMYAEGLNVTVDTILKEIRERQIDYYGGRSSLHKLLKKMGFSWTTVDGRKALIENENIVLQRIDFLRKYKEEKERGTVSKSWQDKSLQSAKRRTVGDGKRFIVVNAGGRTGFVPGAGLLFVSGQKTADYHGEMNGETFLMWFEDMLVHLEEPSVIIMDNASYHSTQVEKTPTTNWTKAALIAWLEKNGIKHENNLLKVELLRIAKQNKPRIRYEVDELARNYGHEILRLPPYHCHYNAIELVWAQCKHHYNSNVGRAKRFDNDAVAAIWKEALDASTPERWARCVDHVEKLIQADWEREVHIDSGTIPPLIIHLGEDSSSEDSDSEEFEVTTQQVDGDSEVLAVPLDDLPGCSY
- the LOC134527332 gene encoding uncharacterized protein LOC134527332 isoform X4 → MMEFVIVLIFCVVLVIAVMVIGSGMGKATSSQRQMDIINVAQNLYVLIRKGDLKKCDVTQTTAFLLNIAKSTVLKYYKKDIEEVSTPGKKRKKRPQEGKSLDTVDDFTVNAIRNAIYRMYAEGLNVTVDTILKEIRERQIDYYGGRSSLHKLLKKMGFSWTTVDGRKALIENENIVLQRIDFLRKYKEEKERGANFIFVDETWIFQRGKALIYLKICSVVQYKVFHFHFIYFSGTVSKSWQDKSLQSAKRRTVGDGQKTADYHGEMNGETFLMWFEDMLVHLEEPSVIIMDNASYHSTQVEKTPTTNWTKAALIAWLEKNGIKHENNLLKVELLRIAKQNKPRIRWARCVDHVEKLIQADWEREVHIDSGTIPPLIIHLGEDSSSEDSDSEEFEVTTQQVDGDSEVLAVPLDDLPGCSY
- the LOC134527332 gene encoding uncharacterized protein LOC134527332 isoform X3, producing the protein MMEFVIVLIFCVVLVIAVMVIGSGMGKATSSQRQMDIINVAQNLYVLIRKGDLKKCDVTQTTAFLLNIAKSTVLKYYKKDIEEVSTPGKKRKKRPQEGKSLDTVDDFTVNAIRNAIYRMYAEGLNVTVDTILKEIRERQIDYYGGRSSLHKLLKKMGFSWTTVDGRKALIENENIVLQRIDFLRKYKEEKERGANFIFVDETWIFQRGKALIYLKICSVVQYKVFHFHFIYFSGTVSKSWQDKSLQSAKRRTVGDGKRFIVVNAGGRTGFVPGAGLLFVSGQKTADYHGEMNGETFLMWFEDMLVHLEEPSVIIMDNASYHSTQVEKTPTTNWTKAALIAWLEKNGIKHENNLLKVELLRIAKQNKPRIRWARCVDHVEKLIQADWEREVHIDSGTIPPLIIHLGEDSSSEDSDSEEFEVTTQQVDGDSEVLAVPLDDLPGCSY